A region from the SAR86 cluster bacterium genome encodes:
- the fmt gene encoding methionyl-tRNA formyltransferase, with product MNILFAGSPQISAEILKNIIKNNSINVIGVITKPDKPQKRGNKTLESNVSLIAKANNIDLFKPTDLNDDEFTKRIINMEIDCLVVIAYGKKIPDWLLECSKLLSINLHFSLLPKYRGASPIQSALINNDKKTGVTFIKLNSELDSGEIIKSYKCAIDFLDKKSTLEKKLCDLSIEKFPEVFDLIKSNKYKLKKQNNNKSSYCKKIVKDDSMIDFSKGSIEIYNRYRAFEGWPGTNFLFSDILIKIHKLHISDTKSSDKPGTIHKFSTDGIYVNTIDKVIVITYLQFPNKNIISSSDAYNSHRDFFI from the coding sequence ATGAACATTTTGTTTGCAGGTTCGCCTCAAATTTCAGCCGAGATTCTTAAAAACATAATAAAAAATAACTCAATTAATGTTATTGGGGTAATAACTAAGCCCGATAAACCCCAAAAAAGGGGAAATAAAACTCTTGAATCTAATGTTTCGTTAATTGCTAAAGCTAATAATATTGATCTTTTTAAACCAACTGACCTAAATGATGATGAATTTACAAAGCGTATTATTAATATGGAGATTGATTGCTTAGTGGTTATTGCTTATGGTAAAAAAATTCCAGATTGGTTGCTTGAATGCTCAAAATTATTATCAATAAATCTTCATTTTTCTTTACTACCAAAATATAGAGGAGCTTCTCCAATACAGAGTGCATTAATTAATAATGATAAAAAAACTGGTGTTACTTTCATTAAGTTAAATTCAGAATTAGACTCTGGAGAAATAATTAAATCCTATAAATGTGCAATAGATTTCCTAGATAAAAAGTCTACTCTAGAAAAAAAATTGTGCGATCTATCTATTGAAAAATTTCCTGAAGTATTTGATTTAATTAAATCAAACAAATACAAGCTCAAAAAACAAAATAATAACAAATCATCCTACTGCAAAAAAATTGTAAAAGATGATTCAATGATTGATTTTAGTAAAGGTTCTATTGAAATTTATAACAGGTATAGAGCGTTTGAAGGATGGCCTGGAACAAATTTTTTGTTTAGTGATATATTAATTAAAATACATAAATTACATATATCTGATACTAAATCAAGTGATAAGCCCGGTACGATTCATAAGTTTTCAACAGATGGAATATACGTAAATACAATAGATAAAGTAATAGTAATTACTTACTTACAATTCCCAAATAAAAATATAATTTCATCCTCAGACGCATATAATTCACATAGAGATTTTTTTATTTAA
- the def gene encoding peptide deformylase, whose translation MIEKLKILTFPDPRLRTVAKKVTKFDKSLKKLANDMLKLMYEQNGIGLAATQVNHHIRLIVIDISENKDDPLFFVNPEFKVISTDTTLSFEEGCLSVPGFNEEITRPDNIILEWQDLDGKSHKNKPSGILTVCIQHEIDHLEGKLMVDYISPIKRDRIRKKLSR comes from the coding sequence ATGATAGAAAAACTTAAGATTTTGACTTTTCCAGATCCTAGATTGAGAACTGTTGCAAAGAAAGTAACAAAATTCGACAAAAGTCTAAAAAAACTAGCAAATGATATGCTTAAACTTATGTACGAACAAAATGGAATAGGTTTAGCAGCCACACAAGTAAATCATCATATTAGACTAATTGTTATTGATATAAGTGAAAATAAAGATGATCCTTTATTTTTTGTAAATCCGGAGTTTAAGGTCATTAGCACTGATACTACACTATCGTTTGAAGAAGGTTGTCTTTCTGTTCCCGGATTCAATGAAGAAATAACCAGACCTGACAATATAATTCTTGAATGGCAAGATTTGGATGGAAAATCCCATAAGAACAAGCCTTCAGGCATTCTCACTGTATGTATTCAACATGAAATTGATCATCTTGAAGGTAAATTAATGGTAGATTACATAAGCCCTATAAAAAGAGACCGAATTAGAAAAAAACTTTCTAGGTAA
- the purE gene encoding 5-(carboxyamino)imidazole ribonucleotide mutase: MTDNSLDIAILMGSDSDLPIVEAIFPILDEFEINYTKNVLSAHRTPHEVMDLIKKSEQNGCKVFIAAAGMAAHLAGAIAAHSIRPVIGIPIESGGMGGIDSLLSTAMMPPGVPVATVAVGKSGAKNSAILAVQILATYNETLSNKLLDYRNNMKEEVLKKDKALNS; this comes from the coding sequence ATGACTGATAACAGCTTAGATATTGCGATTTTAATGGGCTCAGACTCAGATTTGCCAATTGTAGAGGCTATTTTCCCGATTTTAGATGAATTTGAGATAAATTATACAAAAAATGTCCTTTCAGCCCATAGAACTCCCCATGAGGTAATGGACCTGATTAAAAAATCAGAACAAAATGGTTGTAAAGTTTTCATTGCCGCTGCTGGAATGGCTGCACATTTGGCTGGAGCCATAGCTGCTCACTCAATTAGACCAGTTATTGGTATACCAATCGAGTCTGGAGGTATGGGAGGAATAGATTCACTTCTCTCAACTGCAATGATGCCGCCAGGTGTTCCAGTTGCAACAGTTGCAGTAGGCAAAAGTGGAGCCAAAAATAGCGCAATTCTAGCGGTTCAAATACTTGCAACTTATAACGAAACTCTTTCAAATAAGTTACTAGATTATAGAAATAATATGAAAGAGGAAGTTCTTAAAAAAGACAAAGCACTAAATTCATAA
- a CDS encoding Sua5/YciO/YrdC/YwlC family protein: protein MKQKLFNLDQSIAWLKQSNILIHPSESIWGIGCDAENEKSIDKIYKLKKRSKNKNFILLTYSIEKALFFADNINDDKLNFISSKWPGPNTLLIKFNNKLPSHLKNETGKIAIRVSDYYHLNALGKGYKNFMISTSANISGKKAIANPIDILKTFDDPTIAYYDAPLGGNLKPSNIIDLETRKIIR, encoded by the coding sequence TTGAAACAAAAATTATTTAATTTAGATCAATCCATCGCTTGGTTGAAGCAATCCAATATCCTTATACATCCATCAGAATCTATTTGGGGTATAGGCTGTGATGCAGAGAATGAAAAATCAATTGATAAAATATATAAATTAAAGAAAAGGTCAAAAAATAAAAACTTTATTTTATTAACTTATTCAATCGAAAAAGCACTATTTTTTGCCGATAATATTAATGATGACAAATTGAATTTTATTTCATCTAAATGGCCGGGGCCAAATACATTACTAATCAAGTTTAACAACAAATTACCTAGTCATTTAAAAAATGAAACAGGAAAAATAGCAATAAGAGTAAGCGATTACTATCATTTAAATGCACTTGGTAAAGGTTACAAAAATTTTATGATTTCAACGTCAGCTAATATTTCGGGTAAAAAAGCTATCGCAAATCCAATTGATATTTTAAAAACTTTTGATGATCCTACCATTGCATATTATGATGCACCCTTGGGTGGAAACTTAAAACCATCTAACATTATTGATTTAGAAACAAGAAAAATTATTAGGTAA
- the hemF gene encoding oxygen-dependent coproporphyrinogen oxidase — MNKNVELLFRQNHQSIIDTFLSIEGKSKAIITKDRWKRSEGGGGVTFVIQDGKFFDNCAVNFSSIKGRSLPNSALGNKMIQSSKYGFHAIGISVIAHPRNPYVPSSHMNIRLFCTLTKNKQIKDWWSGGGYDLTPYFGFKDDCVKWHSSAKKTLDKYDKRLYKKFSKNCNEYFFLPHRNERRGIGGIFFDNFKRKTLSETSDMLMSVANQYKESYLKIVNNRNKLKYGKNEKEFQKIRRGRYVEFNLLNDRGTAFGLQSKGRTESILASLPIEAKWNYSKNEYVTKNERKLLKFFNKNWND, encoded by the coding sequence ATGAATAAAAATGTTGAATTGCTTTTTAGGCAAAATCATCAGTCTATTATTGATACTTTTTTATCTATAGAAGGTAAATCAAAAGCTATTATTACAAAAGATAGATGGAAAAGATCAGAAGGCGGCGGCGGAGTAACATTTGTTATTCAGGATGGGAAGTTCTTTGATAATTGTGCAGTAAATTTTTCTTCAATCAAAGGTAGATCACTACCAAACTCAGCTTTAGGCAATAAAATGATTCAATCTTCAAAATATGGTTTTCATGCAATAGGAATATCTGTAATTGCACATCCAAGAAATCCATATGTACCTTCAAGTCACATGAATATTCGTTTATTTTGTACTTTAACTAAAAATAAACAAATTAAAGACTGGTGGAGTGGAGGAGGTTATGATTTAACACCATATTTTGGCTTTAAAGATGATTGCGTCAAATGGCATAGCTCTGCAAAAAAAACTTTGGATAAGTATGATAAGCGTTTATATAAAAAGTTCTCTAAAAATTGTAATGAATATTTCTTTTTACCACATAGAAACGAAAGAAGAGGAATAGGCGGCATTTTTTTTGACAACTTTAAAAGAAAAACACTTAGTGAAACATCTGACATGCTTATGTCTGTCGCTAATCAATATAAAGAGTCTTATTTAAAAATTGTAAATAATAGAAACAAATTAAAATATGGTAAAAATGAAAAAGAATTCCAAAAGATTAGAAGAGGAAGGTACGTAGAGTTCAATTTGCTTAATGATAGAGGAACTGCTTTTGGACTTCAGTCAAAAGGAAGGACTGAATCAATACTCGCATCATTGCCAATTGAAGCAAAATGGAATTACAGTAAAAATGAGTATGTTACTAAAAATGAACGAAAGCTCTTAAAATTTTTTAATAAGAATTGGAATGACTAA
- the aroE gene encoding shikimate dehydrogenase, which translates to MTKKYKLGVIGSPIEHSLSPFIQSRFARQENIYIDYRPFKVEPDDFEYFVKDFFADSSSKGLNVTLPLKSLAYNLKGTLSKEASQIQAVNTINKKDRKIYLDSTDGIGFVEDLNRKKILLENKNVLIIGAGAAVESILFNIIQKKPKTIFLMNRTKSKAAKLIKKYEKSFGLNIFDDHENLFDVIINGSSAGLTGEFKPPKLKVSNKPSFYDLNYSLTSTPFCQWAKEKSEFVFDGTGMLVNQAAYSFKIWFGIMPSIDKVLNDMNNLKND; encoded by the coding sequence ATGACTAAGAAATATAAGTTGGGGGTTATAGGATCACCGATCGAACATTCCTTATCGCCTTTTATACAATCAAGATTTGCAAGACAAGAAAATATTTATATTGACTACAGACCTTTCAAGGTTGAACCAGATGATTTTGAATATTTTGTAAAAGATTTTTTTGCAGATAGTTCATCAAAAGGACTAAATGTTACTTTGCCATTAAAATCATTAGCATATAATTTGAAAGGAACTCTTTCTAAAGAAGCTTCGCAAATACAAGCGGTAAATACTATTAACAAGAAAGACAGAAAAATTTATCTTGATTCAACAGATGGTATCGGTTTTGTTGAGGATTTGAACAGAAAGAAGATTTTATTAGAAAATAAAAATGTGCTTATTATTGGTGCAGGTGCTGCAGTAGAAAGCATACTTTTTAATATTATCCAAAAAAAACCAAAAACTATATTTCTTATGAATAGAACAAAATCAAAGGCTGCTAAGCTCATAAAAAAATATGAGAAAAGCTTTGGCTTAAATATTTTTGACGATCATGAAAATTTATTTGATGTAATTATAAATGGAAGTTCTGCTGGTTTGACTGGTGAATTTAAGCCACCTAAATTAAAAGTTAGTAATAAACCAAGTTTTTATGATCTAAATTACTCATTAACATCAACACCATTTTGTCAGTGGGCAAAGGAAAAATCAGAATTTGTATTTGACGGAACAGGAATGCTTGTTAACCAAGCAGCGTACTCATTTAAAATATGGTTTGGCATAATGCCTTCTATTGATAAAGTATTGAACGATATGAACAATCTAAAAAATGACTAA
- a CDS encoding YheV family putative metal-binding protein yields MTKFIQFIAGAICPSCKAMDSIAINRENDQIYCVKCDYKEDRPKEKNSKQANINVINLEDYKKTKR; encoded by the coding sequence ATGACTAAATTCATTCAATTCATTGCTGGAGCTATATGTCCATCATGTAAAGCCATGGATAGCATCGCAATTAATAGAGAAAATGATCAGATTTATTGTGTTAAGTGTGATTATAAAGAAGATCGCCCAAAAGAAAAAAATTCCAAACAAGCAAACATCAATGTTATTAATCTTGAAGATTACAAAAAAACTAAACGCTAG
- the coxB gene encoding cytochrome c oxidase subunit II, with translation MSYITKSINNHIVKIFVVLLSYTTDINADWSALNMTRGVTGVSNEVFELHMLIFWICVAIGVVVFGVMFYSMYAHTKKKNPVASTFHESTKVEIAWTIIPFLILIAMAIPASKTLVKIYDDEAGDINIQVTGYQWKWQYRYLEDDVSFFANLSTDLDEIYNLVPKGENYLQEVDEMVVIPVGKKIRFLITANDVIHSWWMPAFAIKQDAIPGFVNTAWTIVDEPGTYRGKCTELCGKNHGFMPIVVKAVEQEEYDQWINDKKQAAMKLAEQTTKNWTTEELIAKGQDVYAVNCVACHQTNGEGITGIFPALAGSDIVLNNKPRNIEILMEGVQGAAMNSFDYLSEVELASVITYTRQSWGNDAKGDGTVVLPQDIVTYKEPKI, from the coding sequence ATGAGTTATATAACTAAATCGATAAACAATCATATTGTAAAAATATTTGTTGTTCTATTATCTTACACAACAGATATTAATGCTGATTGGTCTGCTCTAAACATGACAAGAGGCGTCACAGGTGTAAGTAACGAAGTTTTTGAACTTCATATGCTTATATTCTGGATATGCGTTGCAATTGGTGTTGTTGTATTTGGAGTAATGTTCTATTCGATGTATGCGCATACAAAGAAAAAAAATCCAGTTGCGTCAACATTTCACGAAAGTACGAAAGTTGAAATTGCTTGGACAATAATTCCATTTTTAATATTAATTGCTATGGCAATACCAGCATCTAAAACCCTGGTTAAGATATACGATGATGAGGCTGGCGACATAAATATTCAGGTAACCGGTTATCAGTGGAAGTGGCAATACAGGTATTTAGAAGATGATGTAAGTTTTTTTGCAAACCTTTCTACTGACCTTGATGAGATATATAACTTAGTTCCTAAAGGTGAAAATTATCTTCAAGAAGTTGATGAGATGGTTGTCATACCTGTTGGAAAAAAAATAAGGTTTTTGATTACAGCAAATGATGTTATTCATTCATGGTGGATGCCAGCTTTTGCAATTAAACAAGATGCAATACCTGGATTCGTCAATACAGCTTGGACTATTGTTGATGAGCCTGGCACATATAGAGGTAAATGTACTGAGTTATGTGGAAAAAATCATGGCTTTATGCCAATCGTTGTAAAGGCCGTTGAGCAAGAAGAATATGATCAATGGATAAATGACAAAAAGCAAGCTGCAATGAAACTTGCAGAACAAACTACCAAAAATTGGACTACCGAAGAACTAATAGCAAAAGGGCAAGATGTGTACGCTGTTAATTGTGTTGCCTGTCACCAAACCAATGGAGAGGGCATAACAGGAATCTTCCCCGCCTTAGCAGGCAGTGATATTGTATTAAACAATAAACCAAGAAACATTGAAATACTAATGGAAGGAGTTCAGGGCGCAGCTATGAATTCTTTTGATTATTTATCAGAGGTAGAATTGGCATCAGTCATAACTTACACCAGACAGAGTTGGGGAAATGACGCTAAAGGAGATGGAACTGTTGTTTTACCTCAAGACATTGTGACATATAAAGAACCAAAAATTTAG
- the ctaD gene encoding cytochrome c oxidase subunit I encodes MSAVIENHHDDHHGPAKGLTRWLYTTNHKDIGTLYLWFSFAMFLIGGAMAMVIRAELFQPGMQIVEPEFYNQMITLHGLIMIFGGVMPAFVGLANWLVPMMIGAPDMALPRMNNLSFWILPFAFFILLSSLFMEGGAPNFGWTFYAPLSTTYAPPSVTFFIFSVHIMGASSIMGAINVVVTIMNMRAPGVTLMKMPLFVWSWLITAYLLIAVMPVLAGAVTMMLMDIHFGTSFFNAAGGGDPVLFQHIFWFFGHPEVYIMILPAFGIVSHIIETFSRKQLFGYSSMVWAMLSIAILSFVVWAHHMFTVGMPLAAELFFMWATMLIAVPTGVKVFNWVATMFRGSITFETPMLFACAFVVLFTIGGFSGLMLAIVPADFQYHDTYFVVAHFHYVLVPGAIFSIMAAVYYWIPKWSGNMYDERLGKLHFWLSFIGVNVTFFPQHFIGLAGMPRRYPDYSLQFADWNMVSTVGAFLFGFSQLLFLFIVLKTVMGGKKATDQVWEGAQGLEWTVASPAPYHTFSTPPKID; translated from the coding sequence ATGAGTGCAGTAATAGAAAATCATCACGATGATCATCATGGACCAGCTAAAGGTCTTACACGATGGCTTTATACAACAAATCATAAAGATATAGGAACCCTATATTTGTGGTTTAGTTTCGCAATGTTCCTGATTGGTGGAGCCATGGCCATGGTTATTAGAGCAGAACTTTTCCAACCAGGAATGCAAATTGTTGAGCCCGAGTTCTATAATCAAATGATTACGCTCCATGGCTTAATTATGATCTTTGGAGGTGTTATGCCTGCATTTGTTGGTTTAGCAAATTGGTTAGTACCAATGATGATTGGTGCACCAGATATGGCTTTACCGAGAATGAATAACCTTAGTTTCTGGATTTTACCTTTTGCATTTTTTATTTTGTTGTCTTCACTATTTATGGAAGGAGGTGCGCCTAACTTTGGATGGACATTCTATGCACCGTTATCAACAACGTATGCTCCACCAAGTGTTACTTTCTTTATATTTTCAGTCCATATTATGGGAGCATCTTCAATAATGGGAGCCATTAATGTTGTTGTAACAATTATGAATATGCGAGCACCTGGAGTTACTTTAATGAAAATGCCATTATTTGTATGGTCATGGTTAATAACTGCTTATCTTCTTATAGCTGTAATGCCAGTTCTAGCTGGAGCAGTGACAATGATGCTTATGGATATTCATTTTGGCACAAGCTTCTTTAATGCTGCCGGAGGTGGAGATCCAGTTTTATTTCAGCATATATTTTGGTTTTTTGGACATCCGGAAGTTTACATAATGATATTGCCAGCATTTGGTATTGTTTCTCACATAATTGAAACATTTTCTAGAAAACAGTTATTTGGGTACTCCTCAATGGTATGGGCTATGCTATCAATTGCTATTCTGTCCTTCGTAGTTTGGGCTCACCACATGTTTACAGTTGGGATGCCATTAGCAGCTGAATTATTTTTTATGTGGGCTACTATGCTTATTGCAGTCCCCACAGGAGTTAAAGTATTTAATTGGGTCGCTACTATGTTTAGAGGGTCAATTACATTTGAAACGCCTATGCTTTTTGCTTGTGCCTTTGTTGTTCTTTTCACAATTGGTGGCTTTTCAGGCTTGATGTTAGCAATAGTTCCTGCAGACTTTCAATACCATGACACTTATTTTGTTGTAGCACATTTTCATTATGTTTTAGTGCCAGGAGCAATTTTTTCTATTATGGCTGCTGTATATTATTGGATTCCTAAATGGTCAGGGAATATGTATGACGAAAGATTAGGTAAACTGCATTTTTGGTTATCATTTATTGGCGTAAATGTTACTTTTTTTCCTCAACATTTTATAGGTCTTGCTGGCATGCCAAGAAGATACCCTGACTATTCACTACAATTTGCTGATTGGAATATGGTTTCTACAGTGGGTGCCTTCTTATTTGGATTCTCTCAATTATTGTTCTTATTTATAGTGCTTAAAACTGTTATGGGTGGTAAAAAAGCTACTGATCAGGTTTGGGAAGGCGCACAAGGTTTAGAGTGGACTGTTGCTTCGCCTGCGCCGTACCATACTTTTTCAACACCGCCAAAAATTGATTAA
- a CDS encoding cytochrome c oxidase assembly protein: MNNKGKKTLRNLLIAVPLMFAFAFALVPLYDVFCEVTGINGKVFQSEENDKLVITNGRDLSLQFISTNNEMMPWVFKPSEEVMKIKTGQYYTASFYVKNPTDKPMIAQAVPSVAPSNAAAHMKKLECFCFEQQELMPGEEALLPVRLLISDELPKNIKNVILSYTIFDITNYNDETLAHHKSDMDQKL, encoded by the coding sequence ATGAATAATAAAGGAAAAAAAACTTTAAGGAATCTTTTAATTGCAGTGCCCTTAATGTTTGCATTTGCTTTTGCACTTGTACCTTTATATGACGTTTTTTGTGAAGTTACTGGGATTAATGGAAAAGTTTTTCAATCAGAAGAAAACGATAAATTAGTTATCACAAACGGCAGAGACCTTTCCTTGCAATTTATTTCAACTAATAATGAAATGATGCCATGGGTATTTAAACCATCAGAAGAAGTAATGAAGATTAAAACCGGTCAATATTATACTGCCTCCTTCTATGTCAAAAACCCAACTGATAAGCCTATGATTGCTCAAGCAGTTCCAAGTGTTGCTCCATCAAATGCTGCTGCACATATGAAAAAACTTGAGTGTTTCTGTTTTGAACAGCAAGAACTAATGCCTGGTGAAGAGGCTCTTCTACCTGTAAGACTTTTAATTTCTGATGAACTTCCTAAGAATATTAAAAATGTAATACTCTCATATACTATTTTCGACATTACTAATTACAATGATGAGACTTTAGCTCATCACAAATCAGATATGGACCAAAAGTTATGA
- a CDS encoding cytochrome c oxidase subunit 3: MSGGSYYVPDQSRFPIFMAVSLFILVMGASSTINNLDNPSSNSVYILYSGLGCLFLTMFFWFRQVIKEHLAGLDSNQLKQSYVYGMAWFIFSEVMFFAAFFGALFYVRTLAVPWLAGEGEKGIGISAIELWQGFESTWPVIVTPDQGDGFVLAEKSMAWPGWNHALEWLPLWNTIVLLSSSVTVHFAHLGLKNGDRKKFNRFLGVTVTLALIFVGLQAAEYYEAYAHYGLTLNSGIYGSTFFMLTGFHGFHVMMGGFMLAIMLGRSVFAGHFEEHDHFGFEAASWYWHFVDVVWVMLFLFVYIL, from the coding sequence ATGAGTGGAGGAAGTTATTATGTGCCTGACCAAAGTAGGTTTCCAATCTTCATGGCAGTATCACTATTTATACTTGTTATGGGTGCCTCAAGCACAATTAATAATTTAGATAATCCCTCTAGTAATTCAGTTTATATACTTTATTCAGGTTTAGGATGCTTATTTTTGACTATGTTTTTTTGGTTTAGACAGGTCATAAAAGAACATCTTGCTGGACTAGATTCAAATCAACTTAAACAATCATATGTCTATGGCATGGCTTGGTTTATTTTTTCGGAAGTCATGTTTTTTGCAGCCTTTTTTGGTGCATTATTTTATGTAAGAACGCTTGCAGTTCCATGGCTAGCTGGTGAAGGTGAAAAAGGAATTGGCATTTCTGCAATAGAACTATGGCAGGGTTTTGAATCAACATGGCCTGTAATAGTTACACCAGACCAAGGTGATGGGTTTGTTCTCGCTGAAAAAAGTATGGCTTGGCCAGGATGGAATCATGCTCTCGAATGGTTACCTCTTTGGAATACAATAGTTTTGTTGAGCTCAAGCGTAACTGTACATTTTGCTCATTTAGGACTTAAGAATGGAGACAGAAAAAAATTTAATAGATTTTTAGGTGTAACAGTTACTCTAGCGCTTATTTTTGTAGGTTTGCAGGCAGCTGAATACTATGAAGCTTATGCTCACTATGGATTAACTTTAAATTCTGGTATATACGGTTCAACCTTCTTTATGCTTACTGGTTTCCATGGATTTCATGTAATGATGGGTGGTTTTATGTTAGCAATTATGCTTGGTAGATCTGTTTTTGCTGGTCATTTTGAAGAGCATGATCATTTTGGGTTTGAAGCTGCCTCGTGGTATTGGCATTTCGTAGATGTGGTATGGGTTATGTTATTTTTATTTGTTTATATTCTCTAA
- a CDS encoding DUF2909 domain-containing protein, producing the protein MITILIYIVLTLLLLSLAGGLFFLLVDKGDTGRKRTVYLLGLRVFFAALLVTLVAIGLYTGELGNSVPWEDS; encoded by the coding sequence ATGATTACCATTCTTATCTATATTGTTTTAACACTTTTACTGCTATCTCTCGCTGGAGGTTTATTTTTTTTACTCGTCGATAAAGGTGATACTGGTAGAAAAAGGACAGTATATTTGCTCGGTCTAAGAGTATTTTTTGCAGCTTTATTAGTAACATTGGTGGCAATTGGTCTTTACACTGGAGAGCTTGGAAATAGTGTTCCTTGGGAAGATTCTTAA
- a CDS encoding SURF1 family protein codes for MKKNKFNPGIKVTIFFVFFSCVFFSLGLWQIERGQDKQSILDQFENNTSKAPSVISDKSQKWDRVRVKGTWQKEKQIIIDNVINKGLAGYKVLTPLQIASSNQFILVDRGWVPQNKNRNIKPNISIKNEEVVVTGLLENHELGFVLSDDLVYGDWPKISQTKNLGVINKAYEVDLVPYVLLAEPILKDSLEYIKPVPTNMLPSKHYGYSAQWFTMLIALAAMYLWWGFKNEK; via the coding sequence ATGAAAAAAAATAAATTTAATCCTGGAATAAAAGTCACAATATTTTTTGTATTTTTTTCCTGTGTATTTTTTTCATTGGGTTTATGGCAAATCGAAAGAGGTCAAGACAAACAAAGTATCTTAGATCAATTTGAGAATAATACTTCTAAAGCACCTTCAGTAATATCAGACAAATCACAAAAATGGGACAGAGTGAGAGTCAAAGGCACTTGGCAAAAGGAAAAACAGATTATTATTGATAATGTTATAAATAAAGGACTCGCTGGATATAAGGTTTTGACACCATTGCAAATTGCTAGTTCCAACCAATTTATTTTAGTTGATAGAGGGTGGGTGCCTCAGAATAAAAATAGAAATATAAAACCAAATATTAGTATAAAAAACGAAGAAGTAGTTGTTACAGGATTGCTTGAAAATCATGAATTAGGTTTTGTTCTATCTGATGATCTTGTTTACGGAGATTGGCCAAAAATATCTCAAACGAAAAATTTAGGTGTTATAAATAAAGCTTATGAAGTAGATTTAGTTCCATACGTATTATTGGCAGAACCTATTTTAAAAGATAGTCTTGAATACATTAAGCCAGTGCCAACTAACATGCTTCCTTCAAAGCATTATGGATATTCAGCGCAGTGGTTTACTATGTTAATTGCACTTGCTGCGATGTATTTATGGTGGGGATTTAAGAATGAAAAATAA